In Leptospira montravelensis, the DNA window TGAACACGCCGCTTACGCTTTTGAAAAATACCTACAACATTATCCGGACGGAATGTACGTTGATCGCGCCCGCCAACTTGTCGACTTGGCTCGTAAAAAAACTCCCTTCCCTCTCACCATACAAGAGTTAGTTTACAAACCGGAACCTGGTGCCCAAGCGGGTAAACTCCAGGAAATGCTAAAAACAATGGCAGTTCCCGCACAAAACACAAGTTCTAGTGTGGATCCCAATTCCATTCTTTCCCAATATGACAAAGCTTCCACTCTTATGAATGCAGGGAAATATGCTGATTCTATCGACCTTTTTAAAATCGTTTCGGAAAGGACAGATTCTGTTACCCAGGAAGAAGAACAGTTTGTAGAAAATTCATTGTTTTATATGGGTAAGTCCAGCTTCAAAGCTAAGGATTACCCAGGTGCCATTTCTCATTTTTCTAATTTTATTAAAAAATACCCCAAGGGCCTTCTACTTAAAGAAAACCTTTACCACCTAGCACTTGCTACAGAAGCATCTGGGGAAAAAGAAAAAGCCAAACAGTTATTCCAAAAGGTAACACAAATGCCACCTTTGGATGATAGTATCTCAGAAGATGCTAAATCCAAACTCAAAGGAGGCAAATAGTGAACGACCAAATGTTAGAATCAATGTTTGGAAAGTTTGGAAAAGTATTCCAACCAAACGAAGTTTTATTTTGTGAATACGAACCAGGAAACGACTTTTACCTCATCAAAGAAGGGAAAGTTAAAATCACAAAAACCATTGGGACTAGTATCAAAACCTTAGATGTTTTAGAAGCTGGGGATATTTTGGGGGAGATGGCAATTTTAGAGGAACAACCTCGTTCTGCCACTGCCATCGCTGTGACCGAAGTGAAAGCCCTGAACTTCAACCGTGCCAATTTCGAAATGTTAATGACGAAAAACCCGGCTCTTGCGATGAAACTCCTTCATATTTTTTCCTTTCGGATTTATGACCAAAAACGCCGCCTCATGATCCTACTTATGGATGATATAGTGGGTAAGGTTTGCGACGTATTTGTGATGTTATACGAAAAACAGTATAACAATGATGTATATAATGAAATTATTCTTTCTGCTACCGTGGATGATATTGCCAATTGGTGTGCACAACCGGTTGGGGAAGTCCAAAAGGTGCTTATGCAGTATGTAAAAACTGGCAAACTAGATCTCTATCCGGATAAAATTGTTATTCACAATATCTCCGATTTCCAAAGGATAGTGAATCAGAAACGTAAACCTACGTAAAAGCTCCCATAGCTCAGGTGGATAGAGCACTAGTTTCCTAAACTGGGGACACAGGTTCGAATCCTGTTGGGGGCAAAAATTATGGCGGAACAACCAGGAACCCTTCTATATTATCTAAAACGGTCCACAGAATTTCTGGAGAAAAAGGAAATTCCTAACCCTCGTGTGGATGCAGAATGGATCCTTTCCGATCTATTAAATCTACCCCGCATCAAACTCTATTCCCAATTTGAAATGCCTCTGGGACAAAAGGAAATTGATACTTACCGGGAACGAATTGTAGAAAGAAGCAAAAGAAAACCCGTTGCCTATATTACTGGCAAAAAAGGATTTCATAAATTTGAATATTTAGTATCAGAGGATGTCCTGATCCCGAGGCCAGAAACCGAAGAACTTGTGGATTACCTTTGGAAAAAAAAAGAAGAACTTTTCCTGTCTTCTGACCCAATCCATATTTGGGACCTTTGTTCCGGGAGTGGTTGTATTGGCCTTAGCCTAACACAACTTCTACCCTCGAGTGTTGTGACTCTATCCGATTTATCAGAGAAAGCCGTCACAGTGAGTCGTCGTAATGCGGAAAAATACAACGTAAGTGATAGAACCCATTTTTATGTTTCTGATTTGGATTTAGCACTCCCTGATGGTTTAGAATTTGATTTGGTTGTCTCTAATCCCCCTTATATCCCAGAATCAGAAAAACCAGAGATTATGCCAGATGTCCTCGACTATGAACCCCACCTGGCTTTATTTGTTTCGGATTTCAATGAATTTCACAAACGATTGTTAGATGCCATATCCAAACGCCTGAAACCAGGTGGTAAATTGATGTTAGAAACTCATCCTTTGTATATTAAGGATTTAGAAGCAATGGCAATAACTTTGGGATTTGTGGATACAAAAATTGTTTTAGATAGTTCGAAGAAAGAACGATTTCTTTTTGCAAAAAAACTTTAGAAGGAATCTTCTTAAGTATTTTCCCTGTTAGCCAATTGAACCGAGGATTGGATTTTAAAAAGGAGTAAATATAATTCCCTTTCCTCTTTCTCGGAGAGATCCTTTCGAAATACCTGGTCTGCTGAACTTACAATTGGAATCCCCTTCTCCCAAATTTCT includes these proteins:
- a CDS encoding tetratricopeptide repeat protein, encoding MSGPIVRNYKGGSIVYFEKDKAEDIFVLQKGRVVLTYTNINGVELKEDVKLGEFFGVKSAIGRYPREETAQVIGAATVLVFKVPEFEKFVSDKTHLIIKMLKVFSSQLRQVHRQVREILGQGEAKNPAFELMNVAEVFYKNGNFEHAAYAFEKYLQHYPDGMYVDRARQLVDLARKKTPFPLTIQELVYKPEPGAQAGKLQEMLKTMAVPAQNTSSSVDPNSILSQYDKASTLMNAGKYADSIDLFKIVSERTDSVTQEEEQFVENSLFYMGKSSFKAKDYPGAISHFSNFIKKYPKGLLLKENLYHLALATEASGEKEKAKQLFQKVTQMPPLDDSISEDAKSKLKGGK
- a CDS encoding Crp/Fnr family transcriptional regulator, coding for MLESMFGKFGKVFQPNEVLFCEYEPGNDFYLIKEGKVKITKTIGTSIKTLDVLEAGDILGEMAILEEQPRSATAIAVTEVKALNFNRANFEMLMTKNPALAMKLLHIFSFRIYDQKRRLMILLMDDIVGKVCDVFVMLYEKQYNNDVYNEIILSATVDDIANWCAQPVGEVQKVLMQYVKTGKLDLYPDKIVIHNISDFQRIVNQKRKPT
- the prmC gene encoding peptide chain release factor N(5)-glutamine methyltransferase, with translation MAEQPGTLLYYLKRSTEFLEKKEIPNPRVDAEWILSDLLNLPRIKLYSQFEMPLGQKEIDTYRERIVERSKRKPVAYITGKKGFHKFEYLVSEDVLIPRPETEELVDYLWKKKEELFLSSDPIHIWDLCSGSGCIGLSLTQLLPSSVVTLSDLSEKAVTVSRRNAEKYNVSDRTHFYVSDLDLALPDGLEFDLVVSNPPYIPESEKPEIMPDVLDYEPHLALFVSDFNEFHKRLLDAISKRLKPGGKLMLETHPLYIKDLEAMAITLGFVDTKIVLDSSKKERFLFAKKL